A genomic segment from bacterium encodes:
- the infB gene encoding translation initiation factor IF-2: MKRVHEVAKELNLSSRALLKLLRQLNFEVTSPMSPISSHTIKACKEYLESNKEALKLKDIEKKKLIAQVRGFPHETRKERELQRRERAEKKVRETITKIEMGERIKKYKPAKPSEVKEERPPKKIRIGELTSIRELASMLSIDPLNLISKCLELGLMVTINQRITFDTAFTIASEYGYEAELISTYIEKEEISEKLEIRPPVVTVMGHVDHGKTTLLDYIRHTNVVKSESGGITQHIGAYKVKVGDKSITFIDTPGHEAFTAMRARGARVTDIVVLVIAADDGIMPQTVEALNHAKDAGVPIVVAINKIDISNTEPDKVERQLLDYNLVTERYGGDILCCRISAKTGEGVKNLLETILMQAELLELYSTSQGETRGVIIESKMDKGKGPMATAIISRGILKVGDSLAAGGVSGRVRALYDEWGKRRSKAYLSEPIQIVGFDELPQVGDTFRVFKDERVAREISKRQRESIKEELGKSRVSLVTPETIQKELQTSKIKELKVIIKGDAAGSIEALSDSLEHLTEEEGVRVNVIHKGVGEINESDILLAAAGGAIVIGYNTRENLAAEKLAKDKGVEIHTYNVIYEAIDEMKLAMKGLLPPKFEEYGIGRAEVKKIFKIKDIGFIVGCSVLEGKIIRGEKVRVKRNGIVVHEGKIGSLKRIKEDVNEVEAGLECGVGFGESVKLECGDILEIYGIKEIPRS; the protein is encoded by the coding sequence TTTAAGGCAGTTAAATTTTGAAGTCACCAGTCCTATGAGCCCTATTTCCTCGCATACGATTAAAGCCTGTAAGGAATATCTCGAAAGTAACAAAGAAGCCCTTAAGCTTAAAGATATTGAGAAGAAAAAGTTAATAGCTCAAGTCAGAGGTTTTCCTCATGAAACACGTAAGGAAAGAGAGCTACAGAGACGTGAGAGGGCTGAGAAAAAGGTTCGTGAAACTATAACTAAAATTGAGATGGGTGAGAGAATTAAGAAATATAAGCCTGCCAAGCCATCGGAAGTGAAAGAAGAAAGACCTCCAAAAAAAATAAGAATAGGTGAGCTCACTTCTATAAGAGAACTCGCTTCCATGCTTTCTATAGACCCTTTGAATCTTATCTCAAAATGTTTAGAACTCGGTCTTATGGTTACTATTAATCAGCGGATTACATTTGATACTGCATTTACTATTGCAAGTGAATATGGATACGAAGCAGAGCTTATATCCACTTATATAGAAAAGGAGGAAATCTCAGAGAAACTTGAAATTCGTCCTCCAGTTGTGACAGTTATGGGACATGTAGACCATGGAAAGACGACCTTACTTGATTATATAAGGCATACAAACGTAGTGAAATCAGAAAGTGGAGGGATAACCCAACATATAGGAGCTTATAAAGTTAAAGTTGGAGATAAGTCGATTACATTTATAGATACCCCAGGACACGAAGCTTTTACAGCTATGAGAGCAAGGGGAGCCAGGGTAACTGATATAGTTGTGTTAGTTATTGCAGCAGATGATGGAATAATGCCACAAACCGTTGAGGCCTTAAATCATGCAAAAGATGCTGGAGTTCCTATTGTGGTTGCTATTAATAAGATAGATATTTCAAACACTGAACCAGATAAAGTTGAAAGACAGCTGTTAGATTATAATTTAGTTACAGAACGCTACGGTGGTGATATTCTTTGTTGTCGAATCTCTGCAAAAACTGGGGAAGGGGTCAAAAATTTGTTAGAAACTATCCTTATGCAAGCAGAATTACTTGAACTTTACTCAACTTCACAAGGTGAAACAAGAGGAGTGATTATTGAGTCAAAGATGGATAAGGGTAAAGGACCTATGGCTACAGCAATTATTTCAAGGGGAATCTTAAAAGTTGGTGACTCACTTGCAGCTGGAGGAGTTAGTGGTAGAGTGAGGGCTTTATATGATGAATGGGGAAAACGCAGATCTAAGGCTTATCTATCCGAGCCTATACAAATTGTAGGTTTTGATGAACTTCCTCAAGTAGGTGATACTTTTAGGGTATTTAAAGATGAAAGAGTTGCCAGAGAAATCTCAAAAAGACAAAGAGAATCAATAAAGGAAGAGCTTGGAAAAAGTAGGGTATCATTGGTAACCCCTGAAACCATTCAAAAGGAGCTTCAAACCAGTAAGATAAAAGAGCTTAAAGTTATCATTAAAGGTGATGCAGCCGGTTCTATAGAGGCACTATCTGACTCATTGGAACATTTGACTGAAGAGGAGGGGGTTAGGGTTAATGTAATCCATAAGGGAGTTGGAGAGATAAATGAGTCCGATATTCTTCTCGCTGCAGCGGGCGGTGCAATAGTTATAGGTTATAATACCAGAGAAAATTTAGCCGCCGAAAAACTTGCAAAAGATAAAGGAGTTGAGATTCATACTTACAATGTTATTTACGAGGCAATTGACGAGATGAAACTTGCAATGAAAGGATTGCTTCCTCCAAAATTTGAAGAATATGGGATTGGTAGAGCAGAAGTAAAAAAGATATTTAAAATAAAAGATATCGGATTTATTGTTGGATGCTCTGTATTGGAAGGAAAGATAATAAGAGGAGAAAAAGTGAGAGTAAAAAGGAACGGGATAGTGGTACATGAGGGGAAAATTGGAAGCCTAAAGAGGATAAAGGAAGATGTCAATGAGGTTGAAGCAGGACTTGAGTGTGGGGTAGGTTTTGGCGAATCTGTTAAACTTGAATGTGGGGATATACTTGAAATCTACGGAATAAAAGAGATCCCAAGAAGTTAG
- a CDS encoding DUF503 domain-containing protein, whose product MVIGSCYIDIRIRDSNSLKDKRKILISLKSIMRQKFNISITELNPTNNWCKATLGIACINDSKQIAYKILSKIVDFIHSNPKVDIIDYAIEMY is encoded by the coding sequence GTGGTTATTGGTAGTTGCTATATAGATATACGAATAAGAGATAGTAATTCATTAAAAGATAAACGTAAGATACTTATCTCGTTGAAATCCATTATGAGGCAAAAATTTAATATATCTATAACTGAGCTTAATCCTACAAATAATTGGTGTAAGGCAACTCTTGGTATTGCTTGCATAAATGATTCTAAACAGATTGCGTATAAGATACTTTCAAAAATAGTAGATTTCATACACTCTAATCCAAAAGTTGAT